In the genome of Cydia strobilella chromosome Z, ilCydStro3.1, whole genome shotgun sequence, one region contains:
- the LOC134754084 gene encoding cyclin-C, translated as MAGNFWQSSHHQQWILDKQDLIRDRQHDLAILTEEEYQKIFNFFASIIQILGEQLKLRQQVIATATVYFKRFYAKNSLKCIDPLLLAPTCVFLASKVEEFGVISNSRLITTCQTVIKNKFNYAYGQQEFPYRTNHILECEFYLLENLDCCLIVYQPYRPLLLFVQDIGQDDQLLTYAWRVVNDSLRTDVSLLYPPYQIAIAALHIACVMLGKENLKPWFAELNVDLDKIQEIVRSIINLYEMWKSYDEKKEIQSLLGKMPKPKPAPQR; from the exons ATGGCAGGCAATTTTTGGCAAAGTTCGCACCATCAACAGTGGATACTTGATAAACAAGATTTGATAAGAGATAGGCAACATGATCTTGCTATATTGACGGAAGAAGAGTATCAgaagatatttaattttttcgcTAGTATAATACAAATCCTCGGAGAGCAATTGAAGCTTCGTCAACAGGTGATCGCCACGGCGACAGTGTATTTCAAGAGGTTTTACGCCAAGAATTCTCTTAAATGTATTGATCCTTTGCTATTAGCCCCAACATGTGTATTCTTAGCGTCAAAAGTAGAAGAGTTTGGTGTTATATCTAACTCTCGTCTTATCACCACTTGCCAGACTGTAATCAAAAACAAGTTCAACTATGCATACGGCCAGCAGGAATTCCCGTACAGGACAAATCACATTTTGGAATGTGAATTCTATTTATTGGAGAATCTAGATTGCTGCCTTATAGTCTATCAACCATACAGGCCATTGCTGCTTTTTGTCCAAGATATAGGACAAGATGATCAACTGCTCACTTATGCGTGGCGCGTAGTTAACGATTCACTCAGAACCGACGTGAGCTTGCTTTACCCACCATACCAG ATTGCAATTGCAGCTCTCCATATTGCCTGTGTCATGTTGGGGAAAGAGAACCTCAAACCTTGGTTTGCAGAGTTGAATGTTGACTTGGACAAG ATTCAGGAAATCGTCAGGTCCATTatcaatttgtatgaaatgtggAAAAGCTATGATGAAAAAAAGGAGATCCAGAGTTTACTTGGAAAAATGCCTAAACCAAAGCCGGCTCCACAAAGATAA
- the LOC134753850 gene encoding lethal(2)neighbour of tid protein 2, which yields MSKRHHLQEMFLEFDWKKMFTWNYMKGLILNPTQLWFVATLIIATELVVNVLVVERVPYTEIDWKAYMQECEGFLNGTFDYSQLRGDTGPLVYPAGFVYIYSLFYFLTSQGTNIILAQYLFIVIYLLQLVLVLRIYIKTKKVPPYVMAFTILTSYRIHSIYVLRLFNDPVAVLFLYASLNLFLEDKWFLGSVFYSLGVSVKMNILLYAPGLFFFYLINLGWFKTMQQLAVCGFIQLILGAPFLFSNPIAYLKGSFDIGRVFNHTWTVNYRFLDVDLFESKCFHLTLLAIHVILLLIFLPLCTKYFQTYCRLKYVQKQVQPQIDLENKMNQRKSKIKNEQKFKAGIEVEKLTKEQEEFLNSFENMLQKSSQKSRKTHKKPIEVKEPTKYHINFDILSQMFILPMFLVNFIGILCARSLHYQFYSWYFHSLPYLLWSTNFSIIFKFLILALIEFSWNTYPSTVLSSMLLHFCHLSILFGVYKKISNELQLAAKVQ from the coding sequence ATGAGTAAACGTCACCATCTACAAGAAATGTTTTTGGAGTTCGACTGGAAAAAGATGTTCACATGGAACTACATGAAGGGGCTAATACTGAATCCGACGCAGCTTTGGTTCGTGGCCACCCTGATCATCGCTACTGAATTGGTCGTGAACGTTTTAGTGGTTGAGCGCGTGCCGTACACCGAGATTGACTGGAAAGCGTACATGCAAGAATGTGAAGGTTTCTTGAATGGAACTTTTGACTACAGCCAACTCCGTGGTGACACCGGCCCCTTGGTATATCCAGCAGGATTTGTGTACATatattcattgttttatttccttacaAGTCAGGGTACAAACATTATTCTGGCCCAGTATTTGTTTATAGTTATCTATTTGTTGCAACTTGTGCTTGTTcttagaatttatattaaaactaaaaaggtCCCACCATATGTAATGGCATTTACCATTTTAACATCTTATAGGATCCATTCTATTTATGTACTGCGGCTGTTCAATGATCCAGTTGCTGTATTATTCCTTTATGCatcattaaatttgtttttagaaGACAAATGGTTCTTGGGTAGTGTTTTCTATAGTTTAGGAGTTTCAGTTAAGATGAATATACTACTTTATGCTCCTGGATTGTTCTTCTTCTACTTGATAAATTTAGGCTGGTTTAAAACTATGCAACAACTAGCTGTTTGTGGATTTATCCAGTTAATACTTGGTGCACCATTTTTGTTCAGCAATCCGATAGCATATTTAAAAGGTAGCTTTGACATTGGTAGAGTTTTCAACCACACTTGGACAGTCAACTACAGGTTTTTGGATGTTGATCTATTTGAAAGCAAGTGCTTTCATTTGACTTTATTGGCAATACATGTTATACTTCTTCTGATTTTCTTGCCTTTgtgtacaaaatattttcaaacataCTGTCGCTTAAAGTATGTACAAAAACAAGTGCAACCTCAAATTGATTTAGAAAACAAAATGAACCAgagaaaaagtaaaattaaaaacgaaCAAAAATTTAAAGCCGGAATCGAAGTTGAAAAATTAACAAAAGAACAAGAAGAATTTTTGAACTCATTTGAGAATATGTTGCAGAAGTCTTCTCAAAAAAGTCGAAAGACTCACAAAAAGCCTATTGAAGTGAAAGAACCCACTAAATACCACATTAACTTTGATATCTTGTCTCAAATGTTCATACTTCCCATGTTTTTAGTGAACTTCATAGGCATTCTGTGTGCACGGAGCCTTCATTATCAGTTTTACTCATGGTACTTCCACAGCTTGCCATATCTGTTGTGGTCTACTAATTTTTCaatcatttttaagtttttaattttagctcTTATAGAGTTTTCATGGAATACTTACCCAAGTACTGTATTATCTAGTATGTTGCTTCATTTTTGCCACTTGAGTATATTATTTGGGGTGTATAAAAAAATCTCAAATGAACTTCAACTTGCTGCCAAAgtccaataa